From Canis lupus baileyi chromosome 16, mCanLup2.hap1, whole genome shotgun sequence, a single genomic window includes:
- the FASN gene encoding fatty acid synthase → MEEVVIAGMSGKLPESDNMEEFWANLIGSVDMVTDDDRRWKAGLYGLPRRSGKLKDLSRFDASFFGVHPKQAHTMDPQLRLLLEVAYEAILDGGINPASLRGTRTGVWVGVSGSEASEALSRDPETLLGYSMVGCQRAMMANRLSFFFDFKGPSVALDTACSSSLMALHSAYQAIRSGECPCAIVGGINILLKPNTSVQFMKLGMLSPEGICKSFDEAGAGYCRAEAVVAMLLTKKSLARRVYATILNAGTNTDGFKEQGVTFPSGEVQEQLIRSLYEPAGLAPESLEYIEAHGTGTKVGDPQELNSIDRALCSTRREPLLIGSTKSNMGHPEPASGLAALAKVLLSLEHGLWAPNLHFHSPNPEILALQDGRLQVVDRPRPVRGGNVGINSFGFGGSNVHVVLQPNTRPPRPTTPHITLPRLLRASGRTPEAVRCLLEKGQQHSRDVAFVTMLNDIAASSPSAMPFRGYTVLGSEDGSHEVQEVQQLPAGRRPLWFICSGMGAQWRCMGSSLLRLSSFHNSILRSSEALKPLGLQLPELLLSTDETTFDDIVHAFVSLTAIQIALIDLLTSMGLRPDGIIGHSLGEVACGYADGCLSQEEAVLTAYWRGQCIKEASIPPGAMAAVGLTWEECKRRCPPGVVPACHNSEDTVTISGPQAEVAAFLEELRQEGVFAKEVRTGGMAFHSYFMESIAPTLLKALKKVIREPKPRSARWLSTSIPEAQWQGSLARMCSAEYSVNNLVSPVLFQEALCHVPEHAVVVEIAPHALLQAVLKRGLKPSCAIIPLMKKEQKDNLEFFLRNTGKLHLLGMDANPNGLFPPMDFPVPRGTPLISPHIKWDHSQIWDVPAAEDFPNGSTGSSAATICKIDTSPESPDHYLVDHCIDGRVLFPATGYLCLAWKMLARALNQNMEEMPVVFEDVTLHQATILPKTGTMALEVRLLEASQSFEVSENGNLIVSGKVYQWEDPDPKLFDLHGGADPVDPTDPTDPMAAFRLTQGDVYKELRLRGYDYGPHFQGILETNLEGKAGQLLWKDNWVVFLDAMLQTSILGNPQRTLCLPTRITSIHIDPALHQQKVYSLKGDARVVDVKVSSCLNSTVAGGALILGLHASVAPRRQQEQHAPILEKFSFTPYMEGGVLAGNAALQEELQLCRGLAQALQTKVAQQGLKMVVPGLDGAQVPREFPQGGLPQLLAAACQLQLNGNLQLELAQLLAQQRSLLHDDPLLCGLLDSSALKACTDTALENMTSLRMHIVEVLAGDGRLYTRIPTLLSTQPLLQLDYTATDRHPQALEAAQTKLQELGMAQGQWDPTQPAPSNLGTADLLVCNCAVATLPDPASALSHMVAAVREGGFLLLHALLRGHPLGETVAFLTGPEQQQQQQQLGGSQSLLSQDEWERVFAGASLHLVALKRSFYGSALFLCRRPGPQDSPVFLPVEDTSFRWVDSLKNVLADSSSRPVWLTATNCITSGVVGMVNCLRKEPSGHRVRCILVSNLSSTSPIPKMDPSSSELQKVLQGDLVMNIYRDGSWGAFRHFPLEHGLPEEQTEHAFVNVLTRGDLSSIRWVCSPLRHAQLTEPGVQLCTVYYASLNFRDIMLATGKLSPDAIPGKWAARDCMLGMEFSGRDASGKRVMGLVPAEGLATSVLLSPDFLWDVPSSWTLEEAATVPVVYTTAYYSLVVRGRVQRGETVLIHSGSGGVGQAAIAIALSLGCRVFTTVGSAEKKAYLQARFPQLSDTSFANSRDTSFEQHVLRHTAGKGVDLVLNSLAEEKLQASVRCLAQHGRFLEIGKFDLSNNHLLGMAVFLKNVTFHGILLDALFDEAGHGWREVAALLQAGIRDGVVRPLKRTVFPKNQVEDAFRFMAQGKHIGKVVVQVLEEEQEAALQVTRPTMMTAVSKTFCPAHKSYVITGGLGGFGLQLAQWLVLRGAQKLVLTSRSGIRTGYQAKLIREWRRQGVQVLVSTSNIGSLDGAQSLIAEAAQLGPVGGVFNLAVVLRDAMLENQTPEFFQDVNKPKYSGTVNLDRVTRAACPELDYFVAFSSVSCGRGNAGQTNYGFANSTMERVCEKRRHDGLPGLAVQWGAIGDVGIILEMMGSNDTIVGGTLPQRMTSCLEVLDLFLNQPHPVLSSFVLAEKKAAAQGDGSTQHDLMKAVAHILGIRDLATVNLDSTLADLGLDSLMGVEVRQMLEREHDLVLSMRDIRQLTLRKLQELSSKAGMADERGVPTPKQDSPTYQQAQLNLSTLLVNPEGPTLTRLNSVQSSERPLFLVHPIEGSITVFHSLAAKLSIPTYGLQCTRAAPLDSIQSLAAYYIECIRQVQPEGPYRIAGYSYGACVAFEMCSQLQAAQQSPAPTHNSLFLFDGSHSYVLAYTQSYRAKMTPGCEAEAEAEAMCFFVQQFTDMEHDKVLEALLPLGSLEERVVASVDLIQHSHAGLDPRELSFAARSFYHKLRAAEQYTPQATYHGNVTLLRAKTGSMYGEGLGADYNLSQVCDGKVSVHVIEGDHRTLLEGSGLESILSIIHSSLAEPRVSVREG, encoded by the exons ATGGAGGAGGTGGTGATTGCTGGCATGTCCGGGAAGTTGCCCGAGTCGGACAACATGGAGGAGTTCTGGGCCAATCTCATCGGCTCTGTGGACATGGTGACAGACGACGACAGGAGGTGGAAGGCAG GGCTTTACGGCCTGCCCAGGAGGTCCGGCAAACTGAAGGACCTGTCCCGGTTCGACGCCTCCTTCTTCGGGGTCCACCCCAAGCAGGCCCACACGATGGACCCGCAGCTGCGCCTGCTGCTAGAGGTCGCGTACGAGGCCATCTTGGACGGAG GCATCAACCCAGCGTCACTCCGAGGGACACGCACCGGTGTCTGGGTGGGCGTGAGTGGCTCTGAGGCCTCAGAGGCCCTCAGCCGAGACCCCGAGACCCTCTTGGGCTACAGCATGGTGGGCTGCCAGCGCGCCATGATGGCCAACCGCCTCTCcttcttctttgattttaaag GGCCCAGCGTCGCTCTAGACACGGCCTGCTCCTCCAGCCTGATGGCTCTGCACAGCGCCTACCAGGCCATCCGCAGCGGGGAGTGCCCGTGTGCCATCGTGGGTGGCATTAACATCCTGCTCAAGCCCAACACTTCTGTACAGTTCATGAAGCTGGGTATGCTGAGTCCAGAGGGCATCTGCAAGTCCTTCGATGAGGCTG GAGCCGGCTACTGCCGGGCGGAGGCCGTGGTGGCCATGCTGCTGACCAAGAAGTCCCTGGCCCGGCGAGTGTACGCTACCATCCTGAATGCCGGCACCAACACGGATGGCTTCAAGGAACAAG GTGTGACCTTCCCGTCCGGGGAGGTACAAGAGCAGCTCATCCGCTCCCTGTACGAGCCGGCGGGGCTGGCCCCGGAGTCCCTCGAGTACATCGAAGCCCACGGCACAGGCACCAAG GTGGGCGACCCCCAGGAGCTGAACAGCATCGACCGAGCCCTTTGCAGCACCCGCCGGGAGCCCCTGCTGATCGGGTCCACAAAGTCCAACATGGGGCACCCAGAGCCCGCCTCGGGGCTCGCGGCTCTGGCCAAG GTGCTGCTGTCTCTGGAACACGGGCTCTGGGCTCCCAACCTGCACTTCCACAGCCCGAACCCTgagatcctggcactccaggatggGCGGCTACAGGTGGTGGACCGGCCCCGGCCGGTCCGCGGAGGCAACGTGGGCATCAACTCCTTCGGCTTTGGCGGCTCCAATGTGCACGTCGTCCTCCAGCCCAACACGCGGCCACCCAGGCCGACCACCCCACACATCACTTTGCCCCGTCTGCTGCGGGCCAGCGGGCGGACCCCAGAGGCCGTGCGGTGCCTGCTGGAAAAGGGCCAGCAGCACAGCCGGGACGTGGCCTTCGTGACCATGCTCAATGACATCGCGGCCAGCTCCCCCTCCGCCATGCCCTTCCGGGGCTACACTGTGCTGGGCAGCGAGGACGGCAGCCACGAGGTGCAGGAGGTGCAGCAGCTGCCTGCCGGCCGGCGTCCCCTCTGGTTCATCTGCTCTG GGATGGGTGCACAGTGGCGCTGCATGGGGTCGAGCCTCTTGCGCCTGAGCAGCTTCCACAATTCCATCCTGCGCTCCAGTGAGGCCCTGAAGCCCCTGGGCCTACAGCTGCCTGAGCTGCTGCTGAGCACAGACGAGACCACTTTTGACGACATCGTCCATGCCTTCGTGAGCCTCACCGCCATCCAG ATTGCCCTCATAGACCTGCTGACCTCCATGGGCCTGCGACCCGACGGCATCATCGGGCACTCCCTGGGGGAGGTGGCCTGCGGCTACGCAGATGGCTGCCTTTCTCAGGAGGAGGCCGTCCTCACTGCCTACTGGAGGGGCCAGTGCATCAAGGAGGCCAGCATCCCACCAGGGGCCATGGCAGCCGTGG GCCTAACCTGGGAGGAGTGTAAACGGCGCTGTCCCCCTGGCGTTGTGCCCGCCTGCCACAACTCCGAAGACACAGTGACCATCTCGGGACCTCAG GCTGAGGTGGCCGCGTTTCTGGAGGAGCTGAGGCAGGAGGGCGTGTTTGCCAAGGAGGTGCGCACGGGCGGCATGGCCTTCCACTCCTACTTCATGGAGTCCATCGCCCCCACGCTGCTGAAGGCCCTCAAGAAG GTGATCCGGGAGCCAAAGCCCCGCTCCGCACGCTGGCTCAGCACATCCATCCCCGAGGCCCAGTGGCAGGGCAGCCTGGCCCGCATGTGCTCGGCGGAGTACAGTGTCAACAACCTGGTGAGCCCCGTGCTGTTCCAGGAGGCGCTGTGCCACGTGCCTGAGCACGCCGTGGTGGTGGAGATCGCACCTCACGCCCTGCTGCAG GCCGTCCTGAAGAGAGGCCTCAAGCCCAGCTGCGCCATCATCCCCCTGATGAAGAAGGAGCAGAAGGACAACCTGGAGTTCTTCCTCAGGAACACGGGCAAGCTGCATCTGCTGGG cATGGACGCCAACCCCAACGGCCTGTTCCCACCCATGGACTTCCCGGTTCCCCGGGGGACCCCTCTCATCTCCCCCCACAtcaagtgggaccacagtcagatcTGGGACGTGCCTGCCGCCGAGGACTTCCCCAACGGCTCCACCGGCTCGTCCGCTGCCACCATCTGCAAGATTG ACACCAGCCCCGAGTCCCCTGACCACTACCTGGTGGACCACTGCATCGATGGCCGTGTCCTCTTCCCTGCCACCGGCTACCTGTGCCTGGCCTGGAAGATGCTGGCACGTGCCTTGAACCAAAACATGGAGGAGATGCCCGTGGTGTTTGAGGACGTGACGCTGCACCAGGCCACCATCTTGCCCAAGACCG GGACCATGGCCCTAGAAGTGCGGCTTCTAGAGGCTTCCCAGAGCTTTGAGGTGTCTGAGAATGGCAACCTGATAGTGAGCG GAAAGGTGTACCAGTGGGAGGACCCTGACCCCAAGCTGTTCGACCTCCATGGTGGCGCAGACCCCGTGGACCCCACGGACCCCACGGACCCCATGGCCGCGTTCCGCCTCACCCAGGGGGACGTGTACAAGGAGCTGCGGCTGCGTGGCTATGACTACGGCCCCCACTTTCAGGGCATCCTGGAGACCAACCTTGAAG GCAAAGCCGGCCAGCTGCTGTGGAAGGACAACTGGGTGGTCTTCCTGGACGCCATGCTGCAGACGTCCATCCTGGGCAATCCACAGCGCACCCTGTGCCTGCCCACCCGCATCACCTCCATCCACATCGACCCCGCCCTTCACCAGCAGAAAGTGTACTCGCTGAAGGGCGATGCCCGAG TGGTCGACGTGAAGGTGAGCAGCTGCCTGAACAGCACGGTAGCCGGCGGTGCCCTCATCTTGGGCCTGCACGCTTCTGTGGCCCCAAGACGGCAGCAGGAGCAGCATGCACCCATCCTAGAGAAGTTCTCCTTCACCCCCTACATGGAGGGAGGCGTCCTGGCTGGAAACGCAGCCCTGCAGGAGGAGCTGCAGCTGTGTAGGG gGCTGGCACAAGCACTGCAGACCAAGGTGGCCCAGCAGGGCCTGAAGATGGTGGTACCCGGGCTGGATGGGGCCCAGGTCCCCCGCGAGTTCCCACAGGGAGGCCTGCCTCAGTTGCTGGCCGCTGCCTGCCAGCTGCAGCTCAATGGCAACCTGCAGCTGGAGCTGGCCCAGCTCCTGGCCCAGCAGAGGTCCCTGCTGCACGATGATCCCCTGCTCTGCGGCCTTCTGGACTCCTCGGCGTTGAAGGCGTGCACGGACACCGCCCTGGAGAATATGACCAGTCTCAGGATGCACATAGTGGAG GTGCTGGCTGGTGATGGTCGCCTGTACACCCGCATCCCCACGCTGCTCAGCACCCAGCCCTTGCTGCAGCTGGACTACACAGCCACCGACCGCCACCCTCAGGCCCTGGAGGCCGCCCAGACCAAACTGCAGGAGCTCGGGATGGCCCAGGGCCAGTGGGACCCCACCCAGCCCGCCCCCAGCAACCTGGGCACGGCCGACCTGCTGGTGTGCAACTGTGCGGTGGCCACCCTCCCCGACCCAGCCTCGGCCCTCAGCCACATGGTGGCCGCTGTCAGGGAGGGCGGCTTCTTGCTGCTGCACGCCCTGCTCAGGGGACACCCCCTGGGAGAGACCGTCGCCTTCCTCACGGGccctgagcagcagcagcagcagcagcagctgggggGCAGCCAGAGCCTCCTGAGCCAG GACGAGTGGGAACGAGTGTTTGCGGGCGCGTCGCTGCACCTGGTGGCCCTGAAGAGGTCCTTCTACGGTTCCGCGCTCTTCCTGTGCCGCcggccaggcccccaggacagccCCGTCTTCCTGCCTGTGGAGGACACCAGCTTCCGATGGGTGGACTCACTGAAG AACGTTCTGGCTGACAGCTCCTCCCGACCCGTGTGGCTGACAGCCACTAACTGCATCACGTCGGGCGTCGTGGGCATGGTGAACTGTCTCCGCAAAGAGCCCAGTGGGCACCGGGTTCG ATGCATCCTGGTGTCCAACCTGAGCAGCACATCCCCCATCCCCAAGATGGACCCCAGCTCCTCAGAGTTGCAGAAGGTGTTACAGGGGGACCTCGTGATGAACATCTACCGGGATGGGTCCTGGGGAGCCTTCCGCCATTTCCCACTGGAGCACG GCCTACCAGAGGAGCAGACTGAGCACGCCTTCGTGAATGTCCTCACCCGGGGGGACCTCTCCTCCATCCGCTGGGTCTGCTCTCCTCTGCGTCATGCCCAGCTCACTGAGCCTGGGGTCCAGCTCTGCACCGTCTACTACGCCTCCCTTAACTTCCGAGACATCATGTTGGCCACGGGCAAGCTCTCCCCTGATGCCATCCCAG GAAAGTGGGCCGCGCGGGActgcatgctgggcatggagttcTCCGGCCGAGACGCCAGTGGCAAGCGTGTGATGGGACTGGTGCCCGCTGAAGGCCTGGCCACCTCCGTTCTGCTGTCTCCGGACTTCCTGTGGGACGTGCCATCCAGCTG GACCCTAGAGGAGGCAGCGACCGTGCCCGTGGTGTACACCACCGCCTACTACTCGCTGGTGGTGCGGGGGCGCGTGCAGCGTGGGGAGACGGTGCTCATCCACTCGGGCTCGGGCGGCGTGGGCCAGGCCGCCATCGCCATCGCCCTGAGCCTGGGCTGCCGCGTCTTCACCACCGTGG GCTCGGCCGAGAAGAAGGCATACCTCCAGGCCAGGTTCCCCCAGCTCAGTGACACCAGCTTTGCCAACTCCCGGGACACGTCCTTTGAACAGCACGTGCTGCGGCACACGGCCGGGAAGG GTGTCGACCTGGTTCTGAACTCTCTGGCCGAAGAGAAGCTGCAGGCCAGTGTGCGGTGCCTGGCCCAGCACGGCCGCTTCCTGGAAATCGGCAAATTCGACCTTTCCAACAACCACTTACTGG GCATGGCCGTCTTCCTGAAGAACGTGACCTTCCACGGGATTCTGCTGGACGCGCTCTTTGACGAAGCAGGCCACGGCTGGCGGGAGGTGGCCGCGCTGCTGCAGGCGGGCATCCGGGATGGTGTAGTGCGGCCCCTCAAGCGCACCGTGTTCCCCAAGAACCAGGTGGAGGACGCCTTCCGCTTCATGGCCCAAGGGAAGCACATCGGCAAAGTGGTCGTGCAG GTGCTCGAAGAGGAGCAGGAGGCGGCGCTACAGGTGACCAGGCCCACCATGATGACAGCCGTGTCCAAGACCTTCTGCCCGGCCCATAAGAGCTACGTCATCACCGGGGGCCTGGGCGGTTTCGGCCTGCAGCTGGCCCAGTGGCTCGTGTTGCGAGGAGCCCAGAAACTCGTGCTGACCTCCCGCTCTGGAATCCGCACAG GCTACCAGGCCAAGCTCATCCGTGAGTGGAGGCGCCAGGGCGTGCAGGTCCTTGTGTCCACCAGCAACATCGGCTCGCTAGATGGAGCCCAGAGCCTCATCGCTGAGGCCGCACAGCTGGGGCCTGTGGGAGGAGTCTTCAACCTGGCCGTG GTCCTGAGAGATGCCATGCTGGAGAACCAAACTCCTGAGTTCTTCCAGGACGTCAACAAGCCCAAGTACAGTGGGACCGTGAACTTGGACAG GGTGACACGGGCGGCATGCCCCGAGCTGGACTACTTTGTGGCCTTCTCGTCTGTGAGCTGCGGGCGCGGCAACGCTGGCCAGACCAACTACGGCTTCGCCAACTCCACCATGGAGCGCGTGTGTGAGAAGCGCCGGCATGATGGCCTCCCAG GCCTCGCCGTGCAGTGGGGCGCCATCGGTGACgtgggcatcatcctggagatGATGGGTTCCAACGACACGATCGTCGGTGGGACGCTGCCTCAGCGGATGACCTCCTGCTTGGAGGTGCTGGACCTCTTCCTGAACCAGCCTCACCCCGTCCTGAGCAGCTTCGTGCTGGCTGAGAAGAAGGCCGCCGCCCAGGGTGATGGCAGCACCCAGCACGACCTCATGAAGGCTGTGGCCCACATCCTGG GCATCCGGGACCTGGCCACCGTCAACCTGGACAGCACACTGGCGGACCTGGGCCTGGACTCGCTCATGGGCGTGGAGGTGCGCCAGATGCTGGAGCGCGAGCACGACCTGGTGCTGTCCATGCGGGACATCCGCCAGCTCACGCTCCGGAAGCTGCAGGAGCTTTCGTCGAAGGCTGGCATGGCTGACG AGCGGGGGGTGCCCACACCCAAGCAGGACAGCCCCACCTATCAGCAGGCGCAGCTGAACCTCAGCACCCTGCTGGTGAACCCGGAGGGCCCCACCCTGACGCGACTGAACTCCGTGCAGAGCTCAGAGCGGCCTCTGTTCCTGGTGCACCCCATCGAAGGCTCCATCACCGTGTTCCACAGCCTGGCCGCCAAGCTCAGCATCCCCACCTATGGCTTGCAATGCACCCGAG CTGCACCCCTGGACAGCATCCAGAGTCTGGCTGCCTACTACATCGAGTGCATCCGGCAGGTGCAGCCCGAGGGGCCCTACCGCATTGCCGGCTACTCCTACGGGGCCTGTGTGGCCTTCGAGATGTGCTCGCAACTGCAGGCGGCACAGCAGAGTCCAGCCCCCACACACAACAGCCTCTTCCTGTTTGATGGCTCACACAGCTATGTGCTGGCCTACACGCAG aGCTACCGAGCCAAGATGACCCCCGGCTGCGAGGCGGAGGCCGAGGCGGAGGCCATGTGCTTCTTTGTGCAGCAGTTCACCGACATGGAGCACGACAAG GTGCTGGAGGCACTGCTGCCCCTTGGGAGCCTGGAGGAGCGCGTGGTGGCCTCCGTGGACCTGATCCAGCACAGCCACGCGGGCCTGGACCCCCGCGAGCTGAGCTTCGCCGCGCGCTCCTTCTACCACAAGCTGCGCGCCGCCGAGCAGTACACGCCGCAGGCCACCTACCACGGCAATGTGACGCTGCTGCGCGCCAAGACAGGCAGCATGTACGGCGAGGGCCTGGGCGCCGACTACAACCTGTCCCAGGTGTGCGATGGCAAGGTGTCCGTGCACGTGATCGAGGGTGACCACCGCACGCTGCTGGAGGGCAGCGGCCTAGAGTCCATCCTCAGCATCATCCACAGCTCCCTGGCCGAGCCGCGCGTCAGCGTGCGGGAGGGCTAG